Proteins from one Crocosphaera sp. UHCC 0190 genomic window:
- a CDS encoding putative PEP-binding protein, which produces MIKLYWLSQIESQDHAVVGEKAWMLSQLAQSGYPVFPGFVISSTVFRQFLEDLNDVSSLLADFPTSSLYLDVDNPRALQLVAQQSRQAILSAAFPVEWHESLGEATAALQASFLILRASLSGQFPPQQDFSGLTPAQVCENSPQNLELAIKQMWAQLLSAKSLFYWQRLGIRIDQLNFAILVQPMVQAIASGTGTNYENHCEIQGNWGLGYSLLQGEILPDSWEIETLTGAIIKQEIGNKIRAYRLKASLENPDSTDSCLEPYLLSNEEQGQSCLDLESLTELWQLIKRLQDHQIYWESLEWLKLESSDRLSSSWAIAQLLPSLSTQRTPLITQHSSISPSQSQLIGIGAAPGRIQGKIYVLTQESRPKPTQLEGSILVTQKIHPFQLSWLKQAAGIITEEGGMTSHAGILARELGIPAVVGVSGVTSWLQTGDVILLDGNRGSIFLNIIDESNVSLEKPLLSPEKTTYNYPLGTKLMVNLSQPSSLVQVMDLPIDGLGLIRSELMLLDLCPPASLTEWLIHAQPSEIVEKLKQRIGQFAEVFAPHPIFYRTFDDKFSTDQDRRGTLGYQLDSTLFRLELQALSDVYQQGFTNLNLILPFVRTVEEFRFCRQLIAEFNLISSDAFQLWIMAEVPGVIFQLSDYVQAGVQGVAIGTNDLVPLLLGFNRDHPQFNDTSFPYSSAILGALKALIQEAKTLNIPCSICGQLIVQSPQIIEQLVQWGITTISVEPEAVTATYQGIARAEQRLILEWARERSLLKKP; this is translated from the coding sequence GTGATTAAGCTTTATTGGCTCTCTCAGATTGAATCCCAGGATCATGCCGTTGTGGGAGAAAAAGCGTGGATGTTGAGCCAACTCGCCCAGAGTGGTTATCCCGTGTTTCCTGGTTTTGTGATTAGTTCTACAGTTTTTCGGCAATTTCTTGAGGATTTAAACGATGTCAGTTCACTTCTAGCTGATTTTCCCACATCTTCTCTGTATTTAGATGTTGATAATCCTCGCGCTTTGCAATTGGTGGCCCAACAGAGTCGCCAAGCCATTTTAAGTGCAGCTTTTCCGGTGGAATGGCATGAAAGTTTAGGAGAAGCAACCGCCGCTCTCCAAGCCTCATTCTTAATTTTACGTGCCTCTTTAAGTGGGCAATTTCCCCCTCAGCAAGACTTTTCTGGGTTAACTCCGGCCCAAGTCTGTGAAAATTCTCCCCAAAATTTGGAATTGGCCATTAAACAAATGTGGGCCCAATTATTAAGTGCCAAAAGCTTATTTTATTGGCAACGTTTGGGGATTAGAATTGACCAGTTAAACTTCGCCATTTTAGTACAACCCATGGTTCAGGCGATCGCCTCAGGGACAGGGACTAATTATGAAAATCATTGCGAAATTCAGGGGAATTGGGGGTTAGGTTATAGTTTATTACAGGGGGAAATTTTACCGGATAGTTGGGAAATTGAGACCTTAACCGGAGCAATTATTAAACAAGAAATTGGCAATAAAATCCGCGCCTATCGTCTGAAAGCCTCTCTAGAAAATCCAGACAGTACAGATAGTTGCTTAGAACCCTATTTACTGAGTAATGAAGAACAAGGACAATCCTGTTTAGATCTAGAGTCCCTAACGGAATTATGGCAACTAATTAAGAGGTTACAAGACCATCAAATTTATTGGGAATCTTTAGAATGGCTCAAACTCGAATCGAGCGATCGCTTATCTTCTTCATGGGCGATCGCGCAATTGTTGCCCTCCCTCTCCACTCAAAGGACACCATTGATAACCCAACACAGTTCGATCTCCCCCTCTCAATCTCAATTAATAGGCATTGGGGCTGCTCCTGGTCGTATTCAGGGGAAAATCTATGTATTAACCCAAGAGAGTCGGCCTAAACCGACTCAATTAGAGGGGAGTATTCTTGTTACTCAAAAAATTCACCCTTTTCAACTATCTTGGCTTAAGCAAGCCGCAGGGATAATTACGGAAGAAGGAGGAATGACAAGCCATGCAGGGATTTTAGCCAGAGAATTAGGCATTCCGGCGGTGGTGGGGGTGTCTGGTGTTACCAGTTGGTTACAAACCGGGGATGTAATTTTATTGGATGGCAACAGAGGAAGTATTTTTTTGAATATCATTGACGAGTCAAATGTGAGCCTTGAAAAGCCCTTATTGTCACCAGAAAAAACAACTTATAATTATCCTCTTGGCACAAAATTGATGGTTAATTTGAGTCAACCTAGTTCCTTGGTGCAAGTGATGGATTTACCTATTGATGGACTAGGATTAATTCGCTCAGAATTAATGTTGTTAGATTTATGTCCCCCCGCTTCCCTAACAGAATGGCTGATCCATGCTCAGCCATCAGAGATTGTCGAAAAGCTGAAACAAAGGATAGGCCAATTTGCTGAAGTTTTTGCTCCCCATCCCATTTTTTATCGAACCTTTGATGATAAATTTTCCACGGATCAAGATCGTCGAGGTACTTTAGGATATCAGCTTGATTCAACCCTATTTCGCTTAGAATTACAGGCTTTATCTGATGTTTATCAGCAAGGATTTACTAATCTGAATTTGATTTTACCCTTTGTGCGAACCGTCGAAGAATTCCGTTTTTGTCGCCAGCTTATTGCAGAATTTAACTTAATTTCTTCCGATGCTTTTCAACTGTGGATTATGGCAGAAGTTCCTGGGGTCATTTTTCAATTATCTGATTATGTCCAAGCTGGGGTGCAAGGGGTGGCTATTGGAACTAATGATTTAGTGCCTTTATTGTTAGGCTTCAATCGAGATCATCCCCAGTTTAATGATACTTCTTTTCCTTATTCATCGGCTATATTAGGGGCCCTGAAAGCCTTAATTCAAGAGGCAAAAACTCTCAATATTCCTTGTTCAATTTGTGGTCAATTGATTGTTCAATCTCCCCAAATTATTGAACAGTTGGTACAGTGGGGAATTACCACGATTTCTGTGGAACCCGAAGCAGTAACTGCTACTTATCAGGGGATTGCCCGTGCTGAACAAAGGTTAATCTTAGAATGGGCTAGAGAAAGATCATTACTGAAAAAGCCCTAG
- a CDS encoding phosphomannose isomerase type II C-terminal cupin domain produces MVQAKENTKNDIVSIPFTVSHSGVSATETRPWGSFTTLEEGPGYKIKRIEVNPGHRLSLQMHHHRSEHWIVVSGTAKVTCGDTEEILGANQSTYVPQCTNHRLENPGVIKLILIEVQNGEYLGEDDIIRFQDDYSRHQA; encoded by the coding sequence ATGGTTCAAGCTAAAGAAAACACCAAAAATGATATTGTCTCCATTCCTTTTACTGTTTCTCATAGCGGAGTCTCTGCGACAGAAACCCGTCCTTGGGGATCATTTACTACCCTAGAAGAAGGGCCCGGATATAAGATCAAACGTATTGAAGTAAATCCTGGCCATCGTCTCAGCTTACAAATGCACCATCACCGTAGTGAACATTGGATTGTCGTATCAGGAACGGCCAAAGTGACTTGTGGGGATACAGAAGAAATCCTCGGTGCTAATCAATCTACCTATGTTCCTCAGTGTACAAACCACCGTTTAGAAAATCCAGGCGTGATTAAGCTCATTCTGATTGAAGTACAAAATGGCGAATATCTAGGGGAAGATGATATTATTCGCTTCCAAGATGATTATTCCCGTCATCAAGCTTAA